AGTGTTGCAAATGTTTCCGTCGCTCATGGCGATGGTCGCGATCTATATTTTGCTCAATATGCTCCATTTGCTCGATTCGCTTTGGGGGCTCATTCTTATTTACGTCGGGGGGCAAATCCCGTTTAACGCGTGGCTGGTCAAAGGCTACTTTGATACGATTCCGCGCGAGCTGGATGAGGCGGCGCGCATCGACGGTGCCGGCCACTTCGGCGTCTTTTTCCGCATTATGCTGCCCTTAGCCAAGCCAATTTTAGCCGTTGTCGCCTTGTTTAACTTCATGGCGCCGTTCACCGACTTTTTGCTGCCGTCGATCGTCTTGCGCGATCCGGACAAATTTACGCTGGCGGTCGGGCTGTTCAACTTTATCAGCGACCGGTTCGCGAACAACTTCACCCGCTTTGCCGCCGGCTCGATTTTGATTGCCGCGCCGATCGCCGTCGTCTTTTTGTTCCTGCAACGGTATTTGATTTCTGGCTTAACGGCTGGTGGCACAAAAGGGTAAGAACCGCTATCATAGAATAGGGGGCTTACCCGTTTCCGAACGAGCAAATGAATCGGGAAGGGAGGAATGGAAATGGGGAACCGGCTCTTTATGCTGCTCGTCCTTCCGTTCCTTCTTTTTTATGCCATGCCGGCTGCGGCGGCGGAAAAAGAAGAACGGACGTGGCAAGATGAAGCCATTTATTTCATTATGGTCGACCGGTTTAACAATATGGATCCGACAAACGACCAGAACGTGAATGTGAACGATCCGAAAGGGTATTTCGGCGGCGACTTGAAAGGGGTGACGGCGAAACTCGATTACATCAAGGAGATGGGATTTACCGCCATTTGGCTGACGCCGATTTTTAAAAACATGCCGGGCGGTTATCATGGCTATTGGATTGAAGATTTTTATCAAGTCGATCCGCACTTTGGCACGCTGGGCGATTTGAAAACACTCGTCAAAGAAGCGCATAAGCGCGACATGAAAGTCATTTTGGATTTTGTCGCCAACCATGTCGGTTACAATCACCCATGGTTACATGACCCAACGAAAAAAGATTGGTTTCACCCGAAAAAAGAGATTTTCGACTGGAACGACCAAACACAGCTTGAAAACGGCTGGGTGTATGGGTTGCCTGATTTGGCGCAGGAAAATCCAGAGGTCAAAACGTATTTAATTGACGCTGCCAAATGGTGGATTAAAGAGGCCGACATTGACGGCTACCGGCTCGATACAGTGCGCCACGTGCCAAAATCGTTTTGGCAGGAGTTTGCGAAAGAAGTCAAATCGGTGAAAAAAGACTTTTTCCTTCTCGGTGAAGTGTGGAGCGACGATCCGCGCTATATTGCCGATTACGGGAAGTATGGCATCGACGGGTTTGTCGATTATCCGCTGTATGGCGCGGTGAAGCAGTCGCTTGCGAGGCGCGATGCCTCGCTCCGCCCGCTGTATGATGTCTGGGAATACAACAAAACGTTTTACGACCGACCGTATTTGCTCGGGTCGTTTTTGGACAACCATGATACCGTGCGGTTTACGAAGCTCGCGATTGACAACCGCAACAACCCGATTTCACGCATTAAACTGGCCATGACGTATTTGTTCACCGCCCCTGGCATCCCGATCATGTATTACGGGACCGAAATCGCCATGAACGGCGGCCAAGATCCGGACAACCGCCGTCTGATGGATTTCCGCGCTGATCCAGAAATCATCGATTACTTGAAAAAAATCGGCCCGCTTCGCCAAGAGCTGCCATCATTGCGGCGCGGCGATTTTACGCTGTTGTATGAAAAAGACGGCATGGCGGTGTTGAAACGGCAATATCAAGATGAAACGACGGTCATCGCCATCAACAATACGAGCGAAACGCAGCATGTCCATCTCACCAATGACCAGTTGCCAAAAAACAAAGAACTGCGCGGCTTTTTATTGGACGATCTCGTCCGCGGCGATGAGGACGGCTACGACCTTGTGCTCGACCGCGAAACGGCGGAAGTATACAAGCTACGGGAGAAAACAGGGATCAACATCCCGTTTATCGCCGCCATCGTATCGGTTTACGTGCTGTTTCTTTTGTTTTTATATTTGGTGAAAAAACGGGCAAAACGGATCAATGAATAAATGGAAAGGAGGGGGCTTATGACCGTTACGATTAAAGATGTGGCGAAAAGGGCCAATGTCGCGCCGTCGACCGTGTCGCGCGTCATTGCCGACAGCCCGCGCATCAGCGAGAAAACGAAGCAAAAAGTGCGCGCGGCGATGAAAGAGCTCGGCTATCATCCGAACTTTATCGCCCGCAGCCTCGCGAGCCAAGCGACGCAAGTAATCGGCATCGTCATGCCGAGCTCGGCCGACCAAGCGCTGCAAAACCCGTTTTTCCCGGAAGTCATCCGCGGCATCAGCAAAGCCGCCCATGAAAAGCGGTACGCCTTGCAAATGTCGACAGGGGAAAAAGAAAGCGATATTTACGAACGGGTGGTGGAGATGCTGCAAGGGCGGCGCGTGGACGGCGTCATTTTGCTTTATTCTCGTCAAAACGATAAACTGATGAAATACTTGCAAAAGCACGATTTCCCATTCGTCGTCATCGGCAAGCCGCACCAAAAGACGGAGCAAGTGACCCACGTTGACAACGACAACGTCCAGGCGGGCAAAGATGCGACGAACTACTTGATTGCCTACGGCCATGAGCGCATCGCGTTTGTCGGCGGCAATCCGCAATATTTGGTGACCGTCGACCGCCAAAATGGCTACGCCGCCGCCTTGAGTGAAGCCGGGCTGCCGTACCGCCCGGAATATGTCGTCCATGAAGAATTTTTGCAGGAAGGCGGCCAAGAGGCGATGAAAGAGCTTCTTTCTTTGCCTGAGCCGCCGACCGGGCTCGTGGTTGCCGACGATCTCATGGCGCTCGGGATGCTCAAAACGCTTGATGAAATGGGCCTCGGCGTCCCGGAAGATGTATCGATCATCAGCTTCAACAACACGCTGCTCGCCGAAATGTCGCGTCCGCCGCTCACCTCGATTGACATCGGAATTTTCCAACTCGGCTATGAAGCGGCGAAAAGTTTAATCGAAAAAGTCGAAAATCCAAATGAACCGATCAAGCGCATCATCATTCCCCACCGGCTTGTGGAGCGGGGGTCGTGTGCGAGGCGGTAGATGTTTCCAAGGCAGCCATCATGGCTGCTTTTTTCGGTTGTTATTTTTTATAAAGTTGAAAAAGGAAATCAATAAATTGAAGAGAAAAAGAAAAACAATGGCAAACACGGAGGTGAACACAAGATGATCGTGACCCGCGAACAGGTGAAATCCATGTGGGAAAAGTTCGTATTTCATAACGAGCTCGATCCCGATTTGCCGCCCATGATTCGAGACTCTTGGCTTCGGTCGAAAAAAGCGATGGTTGATCCGTTTCGGCCGTACGGGTGGATTAAAGAAATCGACAATGAAAAGTACCGCTCCTTGATCGATTGGTCATTGCCGTTAATGGAAGGATTGTATTCGATTGTCAAAGGATCTGGATTTTTGGTGATCCTGTGCAATGAAAACGGACAGTTGCTTTTGTCGATTGGCGATTGCGAGCCTTTAGCGAGGGCGGAAGAAATCGGATTTATCGCGGGGGCGGATTGGAGCGAGCAAGTGATGGGGACCAACGCCATTGGCACATCGATCGTCATTGATCGTCCTATTCAAGTGTTTGCTGAGGAACATTACACGAAAATATGCCAGTCATGGACGTGTTCCGCTGCCCCCATCCATGATCCCGACGGCCGAATCATTGGTGTATTGAATATGTCAGGACCCTATGAAAAAGTGCACTCTCATACGCTAGGAATGGTTGTATCAGCCGTAAAGGCGATTGAGTACCAACTAAAATTACATGAGAATGCTGAAAAAAACGTGATGATGCAACGGTTTTTGGAAGCGACAACGAACAATATGAAAGAAGGCATTTTAATCATCGATCGCGATGGGAAGATCGTAAAGGCGAACAACCAGTTAAAAAAGCTGTTCCATATACCACAACTGCAACTGGAAGAGAAAAAGCTCGACGATCTTTTCAATGATCCCTCTATCTGTTCGAACCACCCGCTTCATTTGCAAAATCAAGAGCTGCATCTAAGCGTCAAGCCTTCAAACGCGGTGCACCATGTGTTAGTTGACAAGATTCCAATTTACGAGAAAAAAGAACGAATCGGATCGATGATCATTGTAAAAGAAATTGAAAAGGTACGCCAGTTTGTCAACCACCTATCGGGAAACCAAGCGAAAATCACGT
Above is a window of Geobacillus thermoleovorans DNA encoding:
- a CDS encoding sugar ABC transporter permease; this translates as MNRKWKSHVEVALIYLFIAFMFIVIAYPLLWAISMSLNPGTSLYSASLIPEKWTFEHYKWLFTSPQSDYLLWYKNSLFVAAANAVLSVFFTALIAYAFSRYKFVGRKTGLYLFLVLQMFPSLMAMVAIYILLNMLHLLDSLWGLILIYVGGQIPFNAWLVKGYFDTIPRELDEAARIDGAGHFGVFFRIMLPLAKPILAVVALFNFMAPFTDFLLPSIVLRDPDKFTLAVGLFNFISDRFANNFTRFAAGSILIAAPIAVVFLFLQRYLISGLTAGGTKG
- a CDS encoding LacI family DNA-binding transcriptional regulator, which produces MTVTIKDVAKRANVAPSTVSRVIADSPRISEKTKQKVRAAMKELGYHPNFIARSLASQATQVIGIVMPSSADQALQNPFFPEVIRGISKAAHEKRYALQMSTGEKESDIYERVVEMLQGRRVDGVILLYSRQNDKLMKYLQKHDFPFVVIGKPHQKTEQVTHVDNDNVQAGKDATNYLIAYGHERIAFVGGNPQYLVTVDRQNGYAAALSEAGLPYRPEYVVHEEFLQEGGQEAMKELLSLPEPPTGLVVADDLMALGMLKTLDEMGLGVPEDVSIISFNNTLLAEMSRPPLTSIDIGIFQLGYEAAKSLIEKVENPNEPIKRIIIPHRLVERGSCARR
- a CDS encoding alpha-amylase family glycosyl hydrolase, giving the protein MGNRLFMLLVLPFLLFYAMPAAAAEKEERTWQDEAIYFIMVDRFNNMDPTNDQNVNVNDPKGYFGGDLKGVTAKLDYIKEMGFTAIWLTPIFKNMPGGYHGYWIEDFYQVDPHFGTLGDLKTLVKEAHKRDMKVILDFVANHVGYNHPWLHDPTKKDWFHPKKEIFDWNDQTQLENGWVYGLPDLAQENPEVKTYLIDAAKWWIKEADIDGYRLDTVRHVPKSFWQEFAKEVKSVKKDFFLLGEVWSDDPRYIADYGKYGIDGFVDYPLYGAVKQSLARRDASLRPLYDVWEYNKTFYDRPYLLGSFLDNHDTVRFTKLAIDNRNNPISRIKLAMTYLFTAPGIPIMYYGTEIAMNGGQDPDNRRLMDFRADPEIIDYLKKIGPLRQELPSLRRGDFTLLYEKDGMAVLKRQYQDETTVIAINNTSETQHVHLTNDQLPKNKELRGFLLDDLVRGDEDGYDLVLDRETAEVYKLREKTGINIPFIAAIVSVYVLFLLFLYLVKKRAKRINE
- a CDS encoding sigma-54-dependent Fis family transcriptional regulator, translated to MIVTREQVKSMWEKFVFHNELDPDLPPMIRDSWLRSKKAMVDPFRPYGWIKEIDNEKYRSLIDWSLPLMEGLYSIVKGSGFLVILCNENGQLLLSIGDCEPLARAEEIGFIAGADWSEQVMGTNAIGTSIVIDRPIQVFAEEHYTKICQSWTCSAAPIHDPDGRIIGVLNMSGPYEKVHSHTLGMVVSAVKAIEYQLKLHENAEKNVMMQRFLEATTNNMKEGILIIDRDGKIVKANNQLKKLFHIPQLQLEEKKLDDLFNDPSICSNHPLHLQNQELHLSVKPSNAVHHVLVDKIPIYEKKERIGSMIIVKEIEKVRQFVNHLSGNQAKITFADMIGQHPCFIEKMNEARLAAATDSNVLILGESGTGKEMVAQAIHNESKRRNKPFIAINCGGIPRDLLGSELFGYVDGAFTGAKKGGSAGKFELANGGTLFLDEIGEMSLEMQVLLLRVIQEKEVMRIGGHKVIPVDVRIIAATNKDLRQEVQKGSFREDLFFRLNVMPIVLPPLRKRKEDIPLLVRHFIEKLAHKRNKPFPEIRSDFLEALMQYDWPGNIRELQNMIERVLNQCAKPVLTAADLPEEIFRPLRLPQVRENVDISRNEIKKQSIIEALKQCNGNISKAARYLGISRSTFYRQMDKWNIRY